Proteins encoded together in one Streptomyces sp. TLI_171 window:
- a CDS encoding relaxase/mobilization nuclease domain-containing protein, translated as MIAPIKNPGSNTRGLLAYLYGPGRHDEHRDPRIVAGFAMLAIPDPGRDENATLTQLARYLDEPVRLRNSEPGKKLPDHVWHCPVRAAPEDRYLSDAEWGKIAERIVQAAGIAPKDDDLACRWIAVRHADDHIHILATTVREDGRRPKLHNSGQRVGAQCREIEKDYGLRQLGTGDRTAGRRPTQAERHKAKRLGWEQTSREWLQDRIRAAIPHARNAEELLAYLQADGVEVKILRFPSGDLRGYSVARSGDLKANGQPNYIPGGKIAPDLSLPKLQALLAAGKPEEHPTARRNKPATRWQHATNALDTFTTDHDTTDDSGDARAQAHITALGELIEATAQTAPQDLRAELRAAAKNFARAQRSQIRADHTAAAGLRRAARDLVHASSGKDGSTLAVFVAALTWAAILSQRWHTAKGHAQQAEAARRTVQHLQAVYDQAAADQLAFLAQRQPKEQTRNTLASDVRAAIPDHATRILADPNWPALATVLADAEASGYIPHQLLTEAAARRELGNARLPAKVLIARIQHTSYNPAPNRTVEAALLRSSAAPLVRHPTTNPSSATTALQRPGTQPRHR; from the coding sequence GTGATCGCCCCCATCAAGAACCCCGGCTCCAACACCCGCGGCCTGCTCGCCTACCTCTACGGACCCGGCCGCCACGACGAGCACCGCGACCCGCGCATCGTCGCTGGCTTCGCCATGCTCGCCATACCCGACCCCGGCCGCGACGAGAACGCCACCCTCACCCAGCTCGCCCGCTACCTCGACGAGCCCGTCCGCCTGCGCAACAGCGAGCCCGGCAAGAAGCTCCCCGACCACGTCTGGCACTGCCCCGTACGCGCCGCACCCGAGGACCGCTACCTCTCCGACGCCGAATGGGGCAAAATCGCCGAACGCATCGTCCAGGCCGCCGGCATCGCCCCCAAGGACGACGACCTCGCCTGCCGCTGGATCGCTGTGCGCCACGCGGATGACCACATTCACATCCTCGCCACCACTGTCCGCGAGGACGGCCGCCGCCCCAAGCTTCACAACAGCGGCCAGCGCGTCGGCGCCCAGTGCCGCGAGATCGAGAAGGACTACGGCCTGCGTCAGCTCGGGACCGGCGACCGGACCGCCGGACGCCGCCCCACCCAGGCCGAGAGGCACAAGGCCAAGCGCCTCGGCTGGGAACAGACCAGCCGCGAGTGGCTCCAGGACCGCATCCGCGCCGCCATCCCCCACGCGCGCAATGCTGAGGAGCTTCTCGCCTACCTCCAGGCCGATGGTGTCGAGGTCAAGATCCTCCGTTTCCCGTCCGGCGACCTTCGGGGCTACTCCGTCGCTCGCTCCGGCGACCTGAAGGCCAACGGGCAGCCGAACTACATCCCCGGCGGGAAGATCGCCCCAGACCTGTCCCTGCCCAAGCTCCAGGCGCTCCTTGCGGCCGGCAAGCCGGAGGAGCACCCCACCGCCCGCCGCAACAAGCCCGCCACCCGCTGGCAGCACGCCACCAATGCCCTCGACACATTCACCACCGACCACGACACCACCGACGACAGTGGTGACGCGCGTGCGCAGGCGCACATCACCGCCCTCGGTGAACTGATCGAGGCCACCGCCCAGACTGCGCCCCAGGACCTGCGTGCCGAACTCCGAGCAGCAGCAAAGAATTTCGCCCGCGCCCAGCGCTCCCAGATTCGTGCCGATCACACGGCGGCAGCCGGTCTGCGGCGGGCGGCCCGCGACCTTGTGCACGCCAGCAGCGGCAAGGACGGCAGCACCCTCGCCGTCTTCGTCGCAGCTCTCACCTGGGCCGCGATCCTTTCCCAACGCTGGCACACCGCCAAGGGCCATGCCCAGCAGGCCGAAGCCGCGCGCCGAACCGTCCAGCACCTCCAGGCCGTCTACGACCAGGCCGCCGCCGACCAGCTCGCGTTCCTCGCCCAGCGCCAACCCAAGGAGCAGACCCGCAACACCCTTGCCAGCGATGTCCGCGCCGCCATCCCCGACCACGCGACGCGGATCCTCGCCGACCCCAACTGGCCCGCCCTCGCCACCGTGCTCGCCGACGCCGAAGCCAGCGGCTACATACCCCACCAGCTCCTCACAGAGGCCGCCGCCCGCCGCGAACTCGGCAACGCCCGCCTGCCCGCCAAGGTCCTGATCGCCCGTATCCAGCACACCAGCTACAACCCGGCACCCAACCGCACCGTCGAGGCGGCACTCCTGCGCTCGTCTGCCGCCCCGCTCGTCCGCCACCCCACGACCAACCCGTCATCCGCCACGACTGCCCTGCAGCGCCCCGGCACCCAGCCCCGACACCGCTGA